The Cytophagales bacterium DNA segment TTACGCCACCACCAATGGCTACGGCCCATTTTTCTGCGAGTCTGAAGTTGGGAGTGGTTTTTCGAGTATCCAACAGTTTGGCATTGGTACCTCGGATCAATGAATTGATCTTGTGGGTATAGGTGGCAATTCCACTCATGCGCTGAAGGCAGTTCAGCACCAGTCGCTCGAGGCGAAGAATGTCATGGGCTTTACCAGCTACTTCAAAAGCCACTTCCCCATTTTCAACTTTGTCCCCGTCTTTTTTTGACATCTTTAGCTCCAGATCAGGCGCCGTATTGTGGAAGATCAGTTGTACCAATTTGATGCCTGCGATGATGCCATCATCCTTGATTAATAGGATCGCCTTTCTTTCCGCATCCTTAGGGATAGCGCCAAGCGAAGAATGATCTCCATTGCCAATATCCTCACTTAAAGCGGTTTGAATAAATTGAGCAACACGTTTTTTGGTCAGGTACGGTTGGTTCATGCTTGTTGTAAAATTCTACTTATGCCTTACTCTTTGGTAAGTGTGATCTGGTCAACGCGATAATCAGACCCCTGCTGCTTGATGAGCAATACCACTCGGAAAGACCCTTGCTTCATGGAGTATTTACCAATACAATACCTCAAACCTTCTTGTGAAGATCCTTGATGGATGTAAGAAAAGTTAGTCGGTGGGTTGTCCTGGAAAAACTGCCTTAACTGACCTTCGGCTTGCGTTTTCGCATAAGAATTACTCGAGTTATTGAGCTTGATAGTCAGCGGGTTGGCACAGAATTTAATCAGTTCACGAGCCGAGCCATTTTTCAATGACACCCCTATGTCTTCTAGGACTTTATCCTGTGACATAGCCATGGTATTCACCAAAAAGAGGCTAAGAAAAAGCGGTATTAGTTTGATCATGATATCTGCTTATACCAAAATTGTGCCTGAAAGTTACGGAATGTTAAACTACAAAAAACCGTAAGCGCTCAGAAAGCTGTAAAAGCTGAGATTATATTTGCGCCCTGCAAATGATTTGGATATGAATAAGAAAGTGATCTTGATGATCCTGGATGGCTGGGGTTTAGGAACGAATGATGAAGTTTCAGCGATCGTAGCTGCGACAACTCCTTTCATGGATCGGGTATCTTCCTCTTACGCTACCAGTACCTTGGAAGCGTCCGGATTGGCGGTAGGTCTGCCAGAAGGCCAGATGGGTAACTCTGAAGTGGGGCACATGAATCTTGGCGCCGGCAGGGTGGTATATCAGGATCTTGTGAAGGTCAACCGGGCAGTGGAGGATGGTTCTATTGCTAATAACGATACCTTGAAAGCCGCTTTTGAAAAAGCCGTGGCCAACAATAAGCCTTTTCATTTGATGGGTTTATTGTCCGATGGAGGAGTACATTCTCACATCAATCACCTGAAAGGCCTGGTGAAAGCCGCTTCAGAAGCAGGAGTAAAAGACATTTTCGTGCATGCATTCACGGATGGACGGGATACTGACCCCAAAGGAGGTTTGAAATACCTGGCCGATCTGCAAGCCACTTTAGACCAATATGGAGGAAAGGTTGCTTCGGTTACCGGAAGATACTACGCTATGGATCGGGACAACCGATGGCCGAGGGTAAGGTTGGCTTATGATTCCATGGTAAAAGGAATCGGAACAACAACGCAGGATATTGCTGCCGAAATTCAGCATTCCTATGATCAGGATGTGACCGATGAGTTCATCAAGCCTATTATTCAAGTTGATGCTGATCAAAAGCCAGTTGGCGTCATTGCTGAAGGAGATGTGGTGATGTGCTTTAATTTCCGAACAGACCGTGGACGACAGATCACACAAGCATTGACGCAACGAGATTTCCCGGAAGAGGGCATGAAGAAGATGGCATTGCACTACCTGACCATGACCAACTACGATGACACTTTTGAAGGAGTGAACGTGGTGTACGGAAAAGATAACCTGGTGCAAACCTTGGGTGAGACCCTTGCTGAGCAAGGGAAAAAACAGATCCGAATTGCAGAAACTGAAAAATATCCGCACGTGACTTTCTTCTTTTCAGGAGGCCGTGAAGCGGAATTTGAAGGCGAGAAAAGATTGTTGTGTCCTTCTCCTAAAGTGGCCACGTATGATCTGCAACCAGAGATGAGTGCAGGTGATATCCGGGACAGCATCATTCCTGAATTGGAAAAAGGAGACGTAGATTTTGTTTGTCTCAATTTTGCCAACCCCGATATGGTGGGCCACACAGGCGTTTTTGAAGCGGCTGTGAAAGCTTGCGAGACGGTTGATTCTTGCGCCAATCAGGTAGTAGATGTGGCATTGGCCAATGGGTACAGCACCATCATCATTGCTGACCATGGCAACTCAGACATCATGATCAACCAAGATGGTTCGCCAAACACAGCGCACACAACTAATTTGGTACCTTTTGTGTTAGTAGATGATGAATACAAAGGCAACCTCCAACCAGGAAAACTAGGAGACATTGCCCCAACAATTTTGAAACTCATGGGATTGAATATTCCTGAGGAAATGAGTGGAAATGTATTAGTGGATGCGTAAACTCTTTCTTATTTGCTTCATCATTTTGAGTTGCCTGGCTTGTGAAACGCCGGTAGATCAACAGGCAACTTCCGGGTACTTTGATTTGGATGAATTGCTCACCGGACAAGTCCAGAGATTAGGACATGACATCCTCAAATCGGATAAAATGATACAAATCAATGAGGAATCTGATCGTATCTATAAAGAGTTGAATTCGAAAATGTTGGAGGAAGAGCTGGACGTTTTTAAGCCTTTCGATCCAGGGTTGTCTCGATACAGAAATGCTTTTGACGTGA contains these protein-coding regions:
- a CDS encoding DUF4783 domain-containing protein; this encodes MIKLIPLFLSLFLVNTMAMSQDKVLEDIGVSLKNGSARELIKFCANPLTIKLNNSSNSYAKTQAEGQLRQFFQDNPPTNFSYIHQGSSQEGLRYCIGKYSMKQGSFRVVLLIKQQGSDYRVDQITLTKE
- the nadC gene encoding carboxylating nicotinate-nucleotide diphosphorylase yields the protein MNQPYLTKKRVAQFIQTALSEDIGNGDHSSLGAIPKDAERKAILLIKDDGIIAGIKLVQLIFHNTAPDLELKMSKKDGDKVENGEVAFEVAGKAHDILRLERLVLNCLQRMSGIATYTHKINSLIRGTNAKLLDTRKTTPNFRLAEKWAVAIGGGVNHRFGLFDMVMLKDNHVDYAGSVEAAISNTQKYLSDNNLSLDIEIEVRNLDELAAVLKVGGVKRIMLDNMLPSDMRQAVAMIGGRYESEASGGITEKNIREIAETGVDFISVGALTHSYKSLDMSLKAF
- the gpmI gene encoding 2,3-bisphosphoglycerate-independent phosphoglycerate mutase, whose protein sequence is MNKKVILMILDGWGLGTNDEVSAIVAATTPFMDRVSSSYATSTLEASGLAVGLPEGQMGNSEVGHMNLGAGRVVYQDLVKVNRAVEDGSIANNDTLKAAFEKAVANNKPFHLMGLLSDGGVHSHINHLKGLVKAASEAGVKDIFVHAFTDGRDTDPKGGLKYLADLQATLDQYGGKVASVTGRYYAMDRDNRWPRVRLAYDSMVKGIGTTTQDIAAEIQHSYDQDVTDEFIKPIIQVDADQKPVGVIAEGDVVMCFNFRTDRGRQITQALTQRDFPEEGMKKMALHYLTMTNYDDTFEGVNVVYGKDNLVQTLGETLAEQGKKQIRIAETEKYPHVTFFFSGGREAEFEGEKRLLCPSPKVATYDLQPEMSAGDIRDSIIPELEKGDVDFVCLNFANPDMVGHTGVFEAAVKACETVDSCANQVVDVALANGYSTIIIADHGNSDIMINQDGSPNTAHTTNLVPFVLVDDEYKGNLQPGKLGDIAPTILKLMGLNIPEEMSGNVLVDA